From the Nerophis ophidion isolate RoL-2023_Sa linkage group LG18, RoL_Noph_v1.0, whole genome shotgun sequence genome, one window contains:
- the si:ch211-105f12.2 gene encoding RIMS-binding protein 2-like, producing the protein METSLELDVLIYPNEVRIATPEDLREWELETASQVSEAAYPRLFVALYPYNPASMSPNPDTAAEELPFVPGQIIKVFGDKDCDGFYHGESGGLSGYVPSNMVAEVPVDDDYLKHLLMQQGFIPVDQTGMSLTPDVSEVSSVPEGTVVRRMVAIFDYDPWESSPNVDSENELGFCSGDIIYVLGDMDPDGFYYGDLKGRRGLVPSNFLQLLPWD; encoded by the exons ATGGAGACCAGTCTGGAACTGGACGTCTTGATTTACCCCAACGAGGTGAGGATCGCAACCCCCGAGGACCTCCGAGAATGGGAGCTGGAAACCGCCAGTCAGGTGTCCGAAGCTGCCTACCCTCGACTCTTCGTGGCGCTCTACCCTTACAACCCTGCGTCCATGTCGCCCAATCCTGACACTGCGGCCGAGGAGTTGCCCTTTGTGCCCGGACAGATCATCAAG GTGTTCGGGGACAAAGACTGCGACGGCTTCTACCACGGAGAATCGGGCGGCCTCTCGGGCTACGTGCCGAGTAACATGGTGGCCGAAGTCCCAGTGGATGACGACTATCTCAAGCATCTGCTCATGCAGCAGGGCTTCATCCCTGTGGACCAAACAG GAATGTCTTTGACTCCGGATGTGAGCGAGGTGTCCAGTGTTCCCGAAGGCACGGTAGTACGCCGAATGGTGGCCATATTTGACTACGACCCCTGGGAAAGTTCTCCTAATGTTGACAGTGAA AATGAACTGGGCTTTTGTTCGGGTGACATCATTTATGTTTTAGGAGACATGGATCCAGACGGATTCTATTAC GGTGACCTTAAAGGAAGACGAGGCTTGGTCCCGTCCAACTTCCTGCAGCTTTTACCGTGGGATTAA